From the Papaver somniferum cultivar HN1 chromosome 2, ASM357369v1, whole genome shotgun sequence genome, the window AAAAGCAACACAACTAATTAAGGAAAACATCTAACATCTTCAGTTTAGACAGCACAGTAGTGCCGGTGTTCTTACATCCCACTCTCCTTGAAACAAGGCTTGTCCTCAACCCGGGAAATCTGGAAAACGAAGAAGCAGGTCATACACCTACAGGCACTCACTCCTGTGTACACTAACTCTCACTCTCACTCCCACTCCCACTCTAGAAATAAAGAAATCTCCATTTATTCCATTTTACTAATGAAGACGTACGCATACAGTGCTACCATCACCGACTGGTACCTGTGATAACCGAATGCGAGAATCAGCTGCTATAAGCTTGTTAAACTCGATTGAGTGACGCCTAGAGGCTCTGTAGTGCTCTGGAACCAAAGATTCGTCGCTCATAGCCACTGATCCTCCCCACAATGTGTTATCGTAAACTACGACGCCGCCAATTCTCAACAGTTTCAACAATTTCTCATGATAATTCCAGTAATTAACCTTGTCTGCGTCGACATAAGCAAAGTCAAAGGTCCCTTCATTCTCAGTCTGCAACATATGGCCAACAATAAAAGATGAATGGCGGACATTGTCAAAAATAAGAGCTGATTTGACAAGTCATCGTCACAGTGATCCACAGTGATTCATCGTCATAGTGATTGTCAGTACTTACATTTTCCAACAGTTTGTCAAGTACACGAAGAGCAGGAGACTCAACAAAATCAATTTTATGTTCAACGCCGGCCTTTTGCATAATTGGTAATCCTATGTCATCATATGCTTTCCGACTAACATCAATAGCTGTGATCTGCATCATTGTGCACCCACCCCATGCTTAGTTAGGAAGACAATGAGAGACATGAATCGATAAAAGGAAGCAGATGGATAAATGAACAAACCTTCCCATAATCAGGTATCGCAATAGCAGTTAGGAGGAGAGAATATCCTGTGAAAACCCCAATTTCAATCGTCTTCTTTGCATTAACAAGACCCAGAAGCAATGTCATTAACTGCCCCGCATCTGGTGCAGTACCCATCAAAGCCCTAGATTATTAAGTTCGATCAGTACAAGCTTAATATAGACAGGCTTAACAACGAAAGCGGAGAAGATGAAATGAATTACCCTGGATAATTTGCAGTAGCATCTCTCAACTCCTTGAGAAACTCTGATTCTCGTGGGTACACACTAGTGTTCAAGATATACTAACCAAAcataaaccatgattcagaataccCAAATTCAATAGACATCAGTAAGAGCGTTACAGAAAAACAATAGACATCAATAGAGCATTACAGAAAAAAATCCCCTAACCCAATTATGAAAATGATGTATAGAACCAAAATCAAATTTGAAGAAACCAATACCTGATACAATTCTTTACTTTGCAATAGCCCCTTGTTCTCCATTGCTCCTAAAAAAACAAATAGTGATTTCAATTTGAAAATGGAAATGGAAAATGATATGATGAGTTACAGgaattaaaaattagggtttatagagttGAATACCTTGATCGGTAGTTGAACTTCTCCCTCGTGGATGGTAGTTCAGAAGTATTGTTGAAGCATATCGACGTTTGTTTCCTTGTAAGAGTTGCGTGTCTGGCTGCTTCTGACGCGCATCTGGCACATGGATGGATCGCCAGAGGTTAGGTGGCAGATTTGGTTACTTGGACAAAATTTCGGGTTCTGTGGcatgttttgttttctttccCGGTATGATAGTCACAGTTGATTATGATGGCGAATTTGAATCAGGAGCTATTGTGGTTTTGGCCGCTAGATAAATTTTGGTTATGCTTACTCTGGTGGAAGTGCAAGATTCAACCTTTTTACTGGATTCAGGTCACCAAAAACCAGCGCCCGGCCGGGATCCAACATTTTTCGTATGTATGCCATTTGATAAGGCGTGTCAGACGACAATGATTTAGATTTATAATGTTTccgtaaaaaaaaatttgtttttgggTTCTTGTTTTTTATTTATGAATGTGTGTGGTAATGATCAATataatttttttggtttaataAATGTTGATGTGTCATGTGAAAAAGACATATTTACCTTGTATTTTTCCATGCATTATTAATAAtgaatttatttgtttttttctttttggtttgtcCAAAGATAGTTAGTTGAGTATTGTACCCACATATCTTGTTACGAATCTTCAAatttttggagattttttttttctttatttgataTTCATACCCACGTGATTCTGACACCCACTTTATGGTGTATTGTCTAATTGACGTTGTAACGACAAGTTTCAGAATATCAACTGGGTTGGTTTTCGTTAAAAAGTAAGGTTTGTCTGATAAAAGTAACCAACCTTTGAATAATGTTTTGGGTGTTTTTGACCAGTGATTGTGTTTTGGATTAAGCAAGGGTGCTTTGCCACGTGTTCGAAGAAAAAAAggattgttatcaaacccataaTAGACACTCTACAAATAGTGTGGGTATTCAGCCTAACTCAAACACCCTCAACTACTCTTAGGTTCGTTATCTCCTCTTTTATTTTATCATACCCTAATTTCTGCTTTTACTTACTACAATATGCCTGGATACTCAACCGCCGAGGATGTCGCGTTAATTCGTGCTTATTGTTTGGTTGCTAGTGATTCTTTTAGGAATAAAGAGATGGACGGGAGGGAGTTTTGGGCCCGCATTCTAGGGGAATTCAGAGCAGCAATTGACAAAGACACTGCAATAAACACCAAGTCAATACAACAAAGAACCTCAAACTTGGAAAAAGTGGTAAAGAGATACGTGGGTCATGTGAGAGCTCGTTGCCGGGAAATGGTTGTTGGGGTTTATAACGTTGCAAAGGCTGTAAGTttattaaacaataattatttacaaTGGGTGAAATGCTTGTTACACGGTCTAAGTGTAATCGCGGGTCAGACGATAATGACGTTTATTTATAAtatttatgttgttttttttttgttggtcctATGTCATGTATTTGTATCATTGGTCACTTGGATTAGTGCCAGTGGTAAAGTGTGGTCCACCTATTcaaaataataatttaatttcATATGGACAAAAGAGTTTTTATTCCGAAAGACAGGTCGATGACACTCATCAAGTGGGGAGACATGTAGCACATTTTATACAACACTAACAATGAATGAAATTGCACCCCCGTGATGAGTGACTCGTAGGGACAACACGTCTcttattttttcctataaatagagtCCCTTGTACCAAAATGGAATACACAGTCTTGAACATCTTATTTACTTTTTCCTTCTATTATTTTATACCAATTTTTCCAAATAGATGTTGGATCCACCGTTCAGGAAGATATTGCAGCTGTTGTTGGATGGTTAGTGTATTGACAACTCTGGTTGTGGAAGGTGTTGATAgaccccccaccccaccccacccacCTNNNNNNNNNNNNNNNNNNNNNNNNNNNNNNNNNNNNNNNNNNNNNNNNNNNNNNNNNNNNNNNNNNNNNNNNNNNNNNNNNNNNNNNNNNNNNNNNNNNNNNNNNNNNNNNNNNNNNNNNNNNNNNNNNNNNNNNNNNNNNNNNNNNNNNNNNNNNNNNNNNNNNNNNNNNNNNNNNNNNNNNNNNNNNNNNNNNNNNNNNNNNNNNNNNNNNNNNNNNNNNNaaaaaaaagaaaaaaaaaaagaaatcatatGGCATCTGGTCCATAACCATTTTGTAGAAAAAATTTCTAATCCCAACCGTAATAAGGATCAAGGTTAGGAGTAAAAAAAGAGACGTGAAATTGTTTGTTAGCCTCCAAGCCAGACTAATTAGAGACGTTCCACCAACACTCATTACAGCGGATATGGATATCGTAAGTAATTATAGTCATAAATATTGGTTTTTAACAAACATATTTTTGTTCCATACTCTACCATTTGATTTTTTGTTCACTTCATGCAAGAAACAATGACCAAAGCATATTTCCTTGAAAAAAATGGACGCCCTTTCAGATTTTACGAATGCTACGTCCTTATGAAGGACGCCTTCGACAAGTAACATCTGAGGAGGTTGTATAGACGCGCACCATAATAGGTCTCGTTATTCTACAGTTGAATGAAGCTTAAGTTGGTGATGTCCCATtgggttttcatattttattgtgTGTTTTAGTTTGGTTAACAGATGTTTATGATGTTAAGTGCGGTCTTACTattgtgtttttttctttcttgcaaTGAGGTAATGAACACCTTTTATAATGACGAATTTTATTATAACATATTAGTAgattaaaaatcataattcaaaacctaactcactttcgtaagaatcacggttacacttagcacgtgcaacaagcctttaaaccgtaAGGTGTCTCAGACGGACGAGTGTTGTCTCGTGAGGATTGGGAACAtatttacccacaaaatcttaTGTAAAACCTAATAAGTACCTTCCCATTCATCAGGGACTCCATTAAGACTACTTTTGAGTTCTGTTAGAAGGTCCACCCGatacttgattttcataaattcaAAAACTTCATTGTGAGGAAAATCCACCCCATCATCTCGCCGGTACCCCTCTTTTTCCGGTAACTCCTGCAATATTGAAATATAAACTATTAGTCCATTTTGATTAAGTTTAAATCGCTATAAAGAAAAGGTTAAAACATTTACCAGTGTCGATTGGGTCATTTCGTTGGGATTAGGGTGGTTATTGGATGCGCGTTTCTGTTGGAAACGAAGGCTAGAAAGTTCGGATTTGATTAATTTGCACCTATCCTTTATGTGGTTTAATGTTCTTCCCCTTTCGGTTCCATACTCCTCCTTGTAATGGTGAAATACCTGGAACCAAAAAAATTCTTCACTTACGCTTCCTCGTCTATAGGCTTCACTGTTAAATTCTATCACCCATATTTTCATTATTACAATATCTTCAGCGGAATGAAATTCAGTCATTGTAGCTTATGATCTGTGAGGCCAAAGGAAACCACTaaatttgaagtgtgaaataccTTTAGGTAACCCGTCCATTTATAGGTTCCAACTTACTAATTGGTGTGAAAAAATTTTAAACCCATCCCTTACTGTTCATAAACACCCTTTACTGTTTTTAAACACATCTTGGATGATGGGGAAAAACCAACCCCGTGTAAGAAGATATATCAGAACGACCCTTGGTtgtgttaaatatatatatatatatattcagaaACAGGTGTCACAAACACAAGAAAACTTCCTCTTTATTTTGATTACTCAAAATAAAGCCTGACAAATTAAGATAATATTCAGGGTGGAAAAAAATGTAGGAAAAATAATATAGACACTTCAGTACCTATCACCGACACCGCCTGGCATGTTGCGTTATTAAAACCGAGTCAGAATTAATGACCTATGTCCAGAACACTGTCATACTGTTTGGTTAACAAGCATCAGTTTAGAGTGTATCAAAAAGGGAGGACACATCCCTTAATACCCTATAAAAAGAGTAATTTGTATAGATAATTACACACCGCAAGTCTGAACATCTTATTTAATATCTACAtctaattttttatttctatTATGCAATATGGATCCTGCATCAACCCCTTCAGAACAAAGCGCATTTATAGCGTCATGGATCGCAGTAACTACAATTCCAGTTGTAGAACGAGCAGATACATATAAAGATAACTTTTGGCAACTAGAACATAACCATTTTGTTGCAAACTTTTTGAATCCTAAGCAAAGAACAAGAGATGATATGAGACATCATGTTGAAAGAATACTAAGGCATGTTAGGATGTATCCTATCATCCAAGTTAATCTGTTCAGAAACCTCGCATATGGTTCTAATACAAATAATATCATAGGTAATTTTTGATTTCGTTCCTTATTTGTAATAAAACATTAGTTTTGAGGACGTAATGAATGTTTTTATTATTGAGTACATGTAGGAATCGATGGCGAAAAGACAGTTCCGAAAGGAAAATGATATTAGATTTGAGTTTTATTAATGCTACCTTCTTTTGAAGGACGTCGTTGATGTCTTAAACCCGTTGGCGCTATCAAGGCGCATGGGGTAATGTAACAACGCCGTttttattggttttgtgggtatacctcttgtaaacgcTCCCGAGAGACCACTCGGCCGCAGGGACACCTAccagtttaaaggcttgttgggCGTGTATTATTGAACTTTCAAATCGCTTAAATTGTTACTAGACGTTGTATCCTAAAATCTCTTAAATTGTCATCATAAAAAATTATCTTATTATTTATTCCTCATTTACTTATTACGACAAGGTAAAAAGTGAATGATAAATCAAGGAAGTGATTTAAAGTATCTGACATGTCGGGTTTTTTTATTGGGTCTCTTAACCAACTTGCAAAACCAGATAATCCTTACATGTCATTGCTACATGAAAGGACTGTTACAGAAGGTCCTTTATAAAATCACTCGTTCGTCAAACAAAATTATAGTGCAAAACATATATGATATTCAGATCCATCCAGTTACATCTTCTCCGGGAATGTTGGTTCTTCTCGTCACTTCTATCCGGCAAGCACAACACACTTATAATGGCTCGTTATACCGTCGAAGAGGATGTTGCAATCACAAATGCGTGGGCTAATACGGTTTGGAAGCGCATATTCGAAAATTACACACAACAATTCACAAATATTCATCAAATAACTTCGAAAGCTATAAAGGGTATGCTCGGAGTAATAAAAAAAGGGGTGAGGGTTTATGTATGTTACCAGAAAGAGATTTATATTTCCCAGAACCGATCTCCACTATGGACAGTTGAGAGGCTTGTAAGCAGTTTATCTTTTTACTCCGACCACTTGGTCGTATTCTTCACCAAAAACACTAACCATCTTATGACGTTTTTTTTGTATGAGCTATATGCATATATTAAATACGCTCGGGATAAAGGAAAAGAATTCATGTTTTATCAATGCTACTTAATCATGAAGGCTAACTTCCCgctgttaaagcatagctcggttgaacccaccaagcgttggtatgtcaagtttggttgtcatattttagtgaaccaaaactcatttaaagagtcgcttgattatgtactagtgtcaacttcgtataggttatcttgaaagtattaggatatgaaacattacaagtattgcgaagacttgaagaagtgaagaagtaaggagctacaacgacaacatcatccttccacttgaggttagtgatatttgacttgaactgtttcattccttaacgtatctttcaagtcgtgcatattgaaaacataactgtgaagcatgaatgactacactctagttagacgtggtattaaggaatacaatacgaggtttatcgcttaaccgttaaactttgtatataagacatcgacataatagtttgaatgctattgtgactaTGTATGGGTATCAGGTGAAgacttcatcctaggaaacaatgttttacattaatttaaaggaagtaaattcatgaacttgtttcgtgaatcgaaagggaaatcgctaggcttattggtattgttattcattgcatatattttgaattaccaatatgtgtgattagtataatcgctcatgacttgtttatattcttggtaaaactattgacaaagcctgacttttgtattggtatgaattttattagtgaaactgatcttaagtaatcacctgagatagtatgatcgatttagtgttattggtatgaccaactctaggcgaaggggaactgatcctatgaagaaGTGCAAtcgatcacaaaggggaatcgatccttgagGTGCAACACGTGTCTagaagatgggggaaccgatcctatgaacatgtgcaacaagtttttagtgaaaggggaaccgatcctatggacatgtgcagcaaatacaagtagttaccataagtatgtagggaaccgatcctagtgcctAGTCAAccgaaattttggaaagctagtgtgactatgcacagtactcacatggaggtagaaccgaaacttgttttggtagaaccgttaaacccatgattttgtgattgagtgttcttaatcaatcacatagttcttgaaagtcagatgaaccaattctaaacttgtttggaagtgtggc encodes:
- the LOC113347959 gene encoding probable caffeoyl-CoA O-methyltransferase At4g26220, which gives rise to MENKGLLQSKELYQYILNTSVYPRESEFLKELRDATANYPGALMGTAPDAGQLMTLLLGLVNAKKTIEIGVFTGYSLLLTAIAIPDYGKITAIDVSRKAYDDIGLPIMQKAGVEHKIDFVESPALRVLDKLLENTENEGTFDFAYVDADKVNYWNYHEKLLKLLRIGGVVVYDNTLWGGSVAMSDESLVPEHYRASRRHSIEFNKLIAADSRIRLSQVPVGDGSTVCVRLH